In bacterium, the genomic stretch GTGCTGGATAAAAGAGTGCATAAAAGATTTGGAACTTGCGGATACTTTATTTACAACCAAGTCAAAAAAAGACACTGTTAAAAAAGTCAGGGAACGTGTCATTCAAATACAGAAATCTAAAAAATCCGCTCCTATCCAGAAAAAGAAAAGGTAATCATTGGACAATATCTCCAGCGTCTGGCTGAAAAAAGACAGGGATAAACCCGCATTACTTAGGCACCATCCCTGGATTTTTTCAGGGGCTGTAAAAAAAATAGACAAAAACCCTTTACCTGGAGATATT encodes the following:
- a CDS encoding DUF5752 family protein, coding for MEKFLQDVPEQNYFWVLSGLKLKNLIELSDALDSMTDEVFNYHVNENKNDFACWIKECIKDLELADTLFTTKSKKDTVKKVRERVIQIQKSKKSAPIQKKKR